The Hymenobacter chitinivorans DSM 11115 genome window below encodes:
- a CDS encoding catalase: MEESTQPKKLTTASGRPIFDNQNSQSAGARGPLLLQDYFLHEKSAHFNRERIPERVVHAKGSGAYGKFTVTHDITHLTRAKLFSKVGNECKLFTRFSTVGGEKGSADTERDPRGFALKFYTEDGNWDLVGNNTPVFFVKDPLKFTDFIHTQKREARSNRKSPTMMWDYWSLNPESLHQVTILMSDRGTPYGYRHMHGYGSHTFSLINAENERTWVKFHFRTQQGVKNFSSEDATRMKGEDPDFAQHDLVDAIDNGDFPRWTMFIQTMTEEQARDFRWNPFDLTKVWPQGEFPLQEVGVMELNHIPDNYHAHVEQAAFAPAHVVDGIGYSPDKMLQGRILSYPDAHRYRLGANYEHLPVNACPFGFSNYQRDGRMALGDNGGPGPNYFPNSFDGPVEDKTQGEPAQALDGFAARYDRNEGPGNDDHYTQAGNLFRLLDAQAQKNLISNVVGAMSGIDGPKKDLITQRQLCHWFRADIRLGMAIAKGLGVDAEMPTEHVAAATV; the protein is encoded by the coding sequence ATGGAAGAATCCACTCAACCTAAGAAGCTGACTACCGCTTCGGGCCGCCCGATTTTCGATAATCAAAACTCCCAGTCGGCCGGGGCCCGTGGGCCGCTACTGCTGCAGGACTATTTCCTGCACGAAAAGTCGGCCCATTTCAACCGGGAGCGGATTCCGGAGCGCGTGGTCCATGCCAAGGGCAGCGGCGCTTACGGCAAATTCACCGTCACGCACGACATCACCCACCTGACCCGGGCCAAGCTGTTCAGCAAAGTCGGCAACGAGTGCAAGCTGTTTACCCGTTTCAGCACCGTCGGCGGCGAAAAAGGCTCGGCCGATACCGAGCGGGACCCCCGCGGCTTCGCCCTGAAATTCTACACCGAAGACGGCAATTGGGACCTGGTGGGCAACAACACGCCGGTGTTCTTCGTGAAGGACCCGCTCAAGTTCACCGACTTTATCCACACCCAGAAGCGGGAGGCGCGCTCCAACCGCAAGTCGCCCACGATGATGTGGGACTACTGGAGCCTGAACCCCGAGAGCCTGCACCAGGTCACGATTCTGATGTCGGACCGCGGCACGCCCTACGGCTACCGCCACATGCACGGCTATGGCTCCCACACCTTCTCGCTGATTAACGCCGAAAATGAGCGCACCTGGGTGAAGTTTCACTTCCGGACCCAGCAGGGCGTCAAGAATTTCAGCAGCGAGGACGCTACCCGCATGAAGGGCGAGGATCCGGATTTCGCCCAGCACGACCTAGTCGACGCCATCGACAACGGCGACTTCCCGCGCTGGACGATGTTCATCCAGACCATGACCGAGGAGCAGGCCCGCGACTTCCGCTGGAATCCCTTCGACCTGACCAAAGTGTGGCCCCAGGGCGAATTCCCACTCCAGGAAGTGGGCGTGATGGAGCTCAACCACATTCCCGACAATTACCACGCCCATGTGGAGCAGGCCGCGTTTGCCCCCGCCCACGTAGTGGACGGCATCGGCTACTCGCCCGATAAAATGCTGCAGGGCCGCATCCTGAGCTACCCCGACGCCCACCGCTACCGCCTGGGCGCCAACTACGAGCACCTGCCGGTAAATGCCTGCCCCTTCGGCTTCAGCAACTACCAGCGCGACGGCCGCATGGCTCTCGGCGACAACGGCGGCCCCGGCCCGAACTACTTCCCCAACTCCTTCGACGGCCCGGTAGAAGACAAAACCCAGGGCGAGCCCGCCCAGGCGCTGGATGGCTTTGCGGCCCGCTACGACCGGAACGAAGGCCCCGGCAACGACGACCACTACACCCAGGCCGGCAACCTGTTCCGCCTGCTCGACGCCCAGGCCCAAAAGAACCTGATCAGCAACGTGGTAGGTGCCATGAGCGGCATCGACGGCCCCAAAAAGGACCTCATTACCCAGCGCCAGCTGTGCCACTGGTTCCGCGCCGATATTCGCCTCGGTATGGCCATTGCCAAAGGCCTGGGCGTGGACGCGGAAATGCCTACTGAACATGTAGCCGCCGCCACGGTTTAG
- a CDS encoding hydrogen peroxide-inducible genes activator: MNLQQLEYIVALDTHRQFVLAATACCVTQPTLSMQVQKLEEELGVLLFDRTSKGLQPTAAGAKVVQQARQVLREVQQLHEVVQLEKGDVVGELRLGVIPTLAPYLVPLFLVELAGRYPGLRLHVEELQSAAIMQRLKDHTLDVGLLVTPLDDKALREIPVLEEPFLGYVAEAHPLYAKELLEPADLDADGLWLLQQGHCFRHQVLNLCNPPAPTTPRPYTYESGSIETLKQLVARTNGYTLVPELSVLEEVGRNPMVKRFAAPEPVREVSLVVHYGFVRLPLLATLRDVILARLPARLQVGRAGQKIRWK; encoded by the coding sequence ATGAATTTGCAGCAGCTCGAATACATTGTGGCCCTCGACACTCACCGGCAGTTTGTGCTGGCCGCCACGGCCTGCTGCGTCACCCAGCCCACGCTGAGCATGCAGGTGCAGAAGCTGGAAGAGGAACTGGGCGTGCTGCTCTTCGACCGGACCAGCAAGGGCCTGCAACCCACGGCCGCCGGGGCCAAAGTGGTGCAGCAGGCCCGGCAAGTGCTACGCGAGGTACAGCAGCTCCACGAGGTAGTGCAGCTCGAAAAGGGCGACGTGGTGGGCGAGCTGCGCCTGGGCGTGATTCCGACGCTGGCGCCCTACCTCGTGCCGCTATTCTTAGTGGAGCTGGCCGGGCGCTACCCCGGCCTGCGCCTACACGTGGAGGAGCTGCAGTCGGCCGCCATCATGCAGCGCCTCAAAGACCACACCCTCGACGTGGGCCTGCTCGTGACGCCACTGGACGACAAAGCGTTGCGCGAAATTCCGGTGCTGGAAGAGCCGTTTCTGGGCTACGTGGCCGAAGCGCACCCGCTGTATGCCAAGGAGCTGCTCGAACCCGCCGACCTCGATGCCGACGGGCTGTGGCTGCTGCAGCAGGGGCACTGCTTCCGCCACCAGGTGCTCAACCTCTGCAACCCGCCCGCCCCCACCACGCCCCGGCCCTACACCTACGAAAGCGGCTCCATCGAAACCCTGAAGCAGCTGGTGGCCCGCACCAACGGCTACACCCTGGTGCCCGAATTGTCGGTGCTGGAGGAAGTGGGCCGCAACCCGATGGTGAAGCGCTTCGCGGCGCCCGAGCCGGTGCGGGAGGTGAGCTTGGTGGTGCACTACGGCTTTGTGCGGCTGCCGCTGCTGGCCACCCTGCGCGACGTAATCCTGGCCCGGCTGCCCGCCCGGCTGCAGGTGGGCCGGGCCGGGCAGAAAATTCGGTGGAAGTAA
- a CDS encoding alpha/beta fold hydrolase, translating to MPQPIDLPALEAGTGPLTFVFLHYWAGSGREWRLVMDELSADFHCLAPDLRGFGQAPAPALGYAVEDYAADVLAFIAQRGLTNFVLVGHSMGAKTAMFVASEQPAGLRGLVLVGPSPPTIEPMTDADRAASLKAFGRPAAAAATAAKILVKPVPDEVRASVIEDNLRASHPAWDAWMRYGSRENIAARLCLVQGPCLIITGSADPIMSPSVHGLETLPYLPDNTPLEILGGVGHLPPLEAPQEVAQLLREFVGKNGL from the coding sequence ATGCCCCAACCCATTGATTTACCCGCGCTGGAAGCCGGCACCGGTCCGCTGACCTTCGTTTTTCTGCACTACTGGGCCGGCAGCGGCCGGGAGTGGCGGCTCGTCATGGATGAGCTGAGCGCCGACTTCCACTGCCTGGCCCCCGACTTGCGCGGTTTCGGGCAGGCGCCCGCGCCGGCCCTGGGCTACGCCGTGGAAGACTACGCCGCCGACGTGCTGGCCTTTATTGCCCAGCGCGGCCTGACCAACTTTGTGCTCGTGGGCCATTCCATGGGGGCCAAAACGGCCATGTTCGTGGCCTCGGAGCAGCCCGCCGGCCTGCGGGGCCTGGTGCTGGTGGGCCCGTCGCCGCCCACCATCGAGCCCATGACCGATGCGGACCGGGCGGCTTCGCTCAAAGCCTTCGGCCGCCCGGCAGCGGCGGCGGCTACGGCGGCCAAAATCCTGGTGAAGCCCGTGCCGGACGAGGTACGGGCCAGCGTCATCGAAGACAACCTGCGGGCTTCCCACCCGGCCTGGGACGCCTGGATGCGCTACGGCAGCCGAGAAAATATTGCGGCCCGCCTGTGTTTGGTGCAGGGGCCCTGCCTCATCATCACCGGCAGCGCCGACCCGATTATGTCGCCCTCGGTGCACGGCCTGGAAACCTTGCCGTATTTGCCCGACAACACGCCCCTGGAAATCCTGGGCGGGGTGGGCCACCTACCCCCGTTGGAGGCCCCGCAGGAAGTAGCCCAACTGCTGCGGGAGTTTGTGGGAAAGAATGGGCTGTAG
- the pulA gene encoding type I pullulanase translates to MKFLLLLSLLTVATACAVSRKTDSKIPNFAAYPTYNGSDLGLTFVRGQATLRVWAPTAEALALKLYAEGTGGAPVATYAMQKSAGGTWAYQLPAQPPGRFYVVQATIGGRQMAEVPDPYVHAVGLNGLRGALLDPATVSPADWPDDRRPELRQATDIVIGEAHVRDLSMHPQSGIEHQGKFLGLTETNTHGPGGVSTGLRHLQDLGITHLHLLPTNDFASVDESRLEENRYNWGYDPLHYSVPEGSYSTDPANPAARILEFKQLIQTLHRHDLRLVLDVVYNHTANAARSSFDQLVPGYYYRQKPDGTYSDATACGNEVASERTMVRKLIVESVAYWAREYHVDGFRFDLMGVLDLRTMRAVRVALDEVDHSIFVYGEGWTAGSSPLPETERAVKANILKLDRIAAFGDELRDAVKGHYARQNEPGFASGQPGLEESVKFGIVGATQHPGLDYSRVNYAKAPWAKEPSQAINYVACHDDRVLWDKLTVANPGASEEELIRMDVLSNTIVFTSQGIPFLPVGDEFLRTKGGSHNSYNLPDNVNQLDWTRKAQYQNVFEFYRQLLALRKAHPAFRLPTRELVEKHLAFLPNMPTNTIGYQLLNHAGGDDWGTITVLLNGNRAATAVAVPAGTYSVVLRGADISQKGLDKLVVEAGKPLTLPASSALILVQP, encoded by the coding sequence ATGAAGTTTCTGCTGCTCCTAAGCCTGCTGACCGTGGCCACCGCCTGCGCCGTTTCCCGTAAAACCGATTCCAAGATTCCCAACTTTGCCGCTTACCCGACCTACAACGGCTCTGACCTGGGCCTGACCTTCGTGCGGGGCCAGGCCACGCTGCGGGTGTGGGCCCCCACGGCCGAAGCCCTGGCGCTCAAGCTTTACGCCGAGGGCACGGGCGGGGCGCCGGTGGCCACGTACGCCATGCAGAAGTCGGCGGGCGGGACCTGGGCGTACCAGCTGCCAGCCCAGCCGCCGGGCCGCTTTTACGTGGTGCAGGCTACTATCGGGGGCCGGCAAATGGCCGAGGTGCCCGACCCGTACGTGCACGCCGTGGGCCTCAACGGCCTGCGCGGCGCTTTGCTCGACCCGGCCACAGTGAGTCCCGCCGACTGGCCCGACGACCGGCGCCCCGAACTCAGGCAGGCCACCGACATCGTCATTGGCGAAGCCCACGTCCGGGACCTGTCCATGCACCCGCAGTCGGGCATCGAGCACCAGGGCAAGTTCCTGGGGCTGACCGAAACCAACACCCACGGCCCGGGCGGCGTGAGCACCGGGCTGCGGCATTTGCAGGATTTGGGCATCACCCACCTGCACCTGCTGCCCACCAACGACTTTGCGTCCGTGGATGAAAGCCGGCTGGAGGAAAACCGCTACAACTGGGGCTACGACCCGCTGCACTACTCCGTGCCCGAGGGCTCCTACAGCACTGACCCCGCCAACCCCGCCGCCCGCATCCTGGAATTCAAACAGCTGATCCAGACCCTGCACCGCCACGACCTGCGTCTGGTGCTCGACGTGGTATATAACCACACCGCCAATGCCGCCCGCAGCTCCTTCGACCAGCTCGTGCCCGGCTACTACTACCGCCAGAAGCCCGATGGCACCTACTCCGACGCCACGGCCTGCGGCAACGAAGTGGCCTCCGAGCGGACCATGGTGCGCAAGCTCATCGTGGAGTCGGTGGCGTACTGGGCCCGGGAATACCACGTGGATGGCTTCCGTTTCGATTTGATGGGCGTGCTCGACTTGCGCACCATGCGGGCCGTGCGCGTGGCCCTGGATGAAGTGGACCACAGCATTTTCGTGTACGGGGAAGGCTGGACGGCCGGCAGCAGCCCCCTGCCCGAAACCGAAAGGGCCGTGAAGGCCAACATCCTCAAGCTGGACCGGATTGCCGCTTTCGGCGACGAGCTGCGCGACGCGGTGAAAGGCCACTACGCCCGCCAGAACGAGCCGGGCTTTGCCAGCGGGCAGCCCGGCCTGGAGGAAAGCGTGAAGTTCGGCATCGTGGGGGCCACCCAGCACCCCGGGCTCGACTACTCCAGGGTGAACTACGCCAAGGCGCCCTGGGCCAAGGAGCCCAGCCAGGCCATCAACTACGTGGCCTGCCACGACGACCGGGTGCTCTGGGACAAGCTCACCGTGGCCAACCCCGGCGCCTCGGAGGAAGAGCTGATCCGGATGGACGTGCTCAGCAACACCATCGTTTTTACCAGCCAAGGTATTCCGTTTCTGCCCGTCGGCGACGAGTTTCTGCGCACCAAGGGCGGCTCCCACAACTCCTACAACCTGCCCGACAACGTGAACCAGCTCGACTGGACCCGCAAGGCGCAGTACCAAAACGTATTCGAGTTTTACCGTCAGCTGCTGGCCCTGCGCAAAGCCCACCCGGCCTTCCGCCTGCCCACCCGGGAGCTGGTCGAAAAGCACCTGGCCTTTCTGCCGAACATGCCCACCAATACCATTGGCTACCAGCTGCTCAACCACGCCGGCGGCGACGACTGGGGCACGATTACGGTGCTGCTGAACGGCAACCGCGCGGCTACTGCCGTGGCCGTGCCCGCCGGAACGTACTCGGTGGTGCTGCGGGGTGCCGATATCAGCCAGAAAGGCCTCGACAAGCTGGTGGTAGAAGCCGGGAAGCCCCTGACGCTGCCCGCCTCCTCGGCCCTGATTCTGGTGCAGCCCTAG
- a CDS encoding MIP/aquaporin family protein codes for MALLSEMRRAGRRHWPHYAAEAAGIGFFMLCGTLLTILFEHPESPAYQALAGQDLLRRAGIGVGMGLVIVVLVYNPWGKKSGAHINPAVTLAFWQLGKIRRADALWYILAQLAGALLMGQLLKLTLGQYFAHPAVNYMVTEPKKHGQLVAFGAEFVISFILMVVMLLALHHERLKKSTGWLIGGLLLLYITFESPLSSMSLNPARTLGSAVAAQSYTGLWLYWVAPIGAMLLATVFFNKVYKGQDLACAILAGCAAAPNTPHATEPPVYPQER; via the coding sequence ATGGCTTTACTTTCGGAAATGCGCCGGGCCGGGCGCCGGCACTGGCCGCACTACGCGGCCGAGGCGGCGGGCATTGGCTTCTTCATGCTCTGCGGCACGCTGCTCACCATTTTGTTTGAACACCCGGAGTCCCCGGCCTACCAGGCCCTGGCCGGGCAGGATTTGCTGCGCCGGGCCGGCATCGGGGTGGGAATGGGGCTGGTGATTGTGGTGCTGGTGTACAATCCGTGGGGCAAGAAGTCGGGGGCCCACATCAACCCGGCCGTGACGCTGGCCTTCTGGCAGCTGGGCAAAATCCGGCGGGCCGATGCCCTGTGGTACATCCTGGCCCAGCTGGCCGGCGCCCTGCTGATGGGCCAGCTGCTCAAGCTGACCCTGGGCCAGTACTTTGCGCACCCGGCCGTCAACTACATGGTAACCGAGCCCAAGAAGCACGGGCAGCTGGTGGCTTTCGGCGCCGAGTTCGTCATTTCCTTTATCCTGATGGTGGTCATGCTGCTGGCCCTGCACCACGAGCGGCTCAAGAAGTCGACGGGCTGGCTCATCGGCGGGCTGCTGCTGCTCTACATTACCTTCGAAAGCCCTTTGTCCAGCATGAGCCTCAACCCGGCCCGGACCCTGGGCAGCGCCGTGGCCGCCCAGAGCTACACCGGCCTGTGGCTCTACTGGGTGGCGCCCATCGGGGCCATGCTGCTGGCCACCGTCTTTTTCAACAAGGTCTACAAAGGCCAGGACCTAGCCTGCGCCATCCTGGCCGGCTGCGCTGCCGCCCCCAACACGCCCCACGCCACCGAGCCCCCGGTGTATCCGCAGGAGCGGTGA
- a CDS encoding patatin-like phospholipase family protein, with protein MRNLYCWCLLLLVSAFSISPVSAQKVGLVLSGGGAKGLAHVGVLKQLEKNRIPIDYIVGTSMGAIVGALYAAGYTPKEIEEIVLAPAFQDWVSGVPLEGKVYNYYDVEPSPAALHLRLAVDSSLRTRVTPKLVNDVTLNYVLATMLAPAGAIADYDFNKLLVPYRAVASEVFTREKVVQRSGSLSDAVRNSMAFPLAFRPIRQADGRYLFDGAVVDNFPTGVMRDEFKPDIIIGVNVGDVAFNKYPKEKDDQLLTSTLIFLGSNVADTTSVGRNGIFIQPDLDGITAADFNKVRQLVQLGEQAADKKMELTLRRISRREDTLALQQRRQAFRNKAPRPDFKQITVQGLPRQQQDFVRRFFVKTGTNYSPGDIEEGYYRLVNNDFFNNVYPRIRYDQKQEGYVLGIDARQNSNLTADLGVMLSTRSMNNFYIGGAYRYLNRYLYTVRADATIGRFYNGARGSFRVSIPGRIPLYFEPTVTFNNFNYQDTGGLLGTTAQNTQLSQRDFKTELQIGFSPNYRSRYTLSGGLFTNRDQYANTDEISSNATLDQDRLQGLTAAGRFERNSLNRRQYAVSGRRVDFSVRGVSAQEKYTPGTTAGELPERTKNQTFLKANLFIEQYFTFNKVDSVGRKVNAWGYIFDAVATTQGPFATYRASLTSAPAFLPLPDSRTIFLDRYRGTAYAAVGLRYTKAVLGPVEWRTEVYTHVLVRQWERQEANTVLARRGNTISRPYLTAMTGLVYQTPVGPASLQFIHYDDQDHKFGVFAHIGYVLFRDRALD; from the coding sequence ATGCGCAACCTCTACTGCTGGTGCCTGCTTCTGCTGGTATCGGCCTTTTCCATATCTCCCGTTTCGGCCCAGAAAGTGGGCCTTGTACTCAGCGGCGGCGGCGCCAAGGGCTTGGCCCACGTGGGCGTGCTCAAGCAGCTCGAAAAAAACCGGATTCCCATCGACTACATCGTGGGCACCAGCATGGGCGCCATCGTGGGCGCCCTCTACGCGGCGGGCTACACGCCCAAGGAAATCGAGGAAATCGTGCTGGCTCCCGCCTTTCAGGACTGGGTGTCGGGGGTGCCGCTGGAAGGCAAGGTGTATAACTACTACGACGTGGAACCCAGCCCCGCCGCCCTGCACCTGCGCCTGGCCGTGGACTCGTCGCTCCGCACCCGCGTGACGCCCAAGCTGGTGAACGACGTAACCCTGAACTACGTGCTGGCCACCATGCTGGCCCCGGCCGGCGCCATTGCCGACTACGATTTCAATAAGCTGCTGGTGCCCTACCGGGCCGTGGCCTCCGAGGTGTTCACCCGCGAGAAAGTGGTGCAGCGCAGCGGCTCCCTCTCCGACGCGGTGCGCAATTCCATGGCCTTTCCGCTGGCCTTCCGCCCCATCCGCCAGGCCGACGGCCGCTACCTTTTCGACGGGGCCGTGGTGGATAATTTTCCCACCGGGGTGATGCGCGACGAGTTTAAGCCCGACATCATTATCGGCGTGAACGTGGGCGACGTGGCCTTCAACAAGTACCCCAAGGAAAAGGACGACCAGCTGCTGACCAGTACCCTGATTTTTCTGGGCTCCAACGTGGCCGATACCACTTCGGTAGGCCGCAACGGCATCTTCATTCAGCCCGACCTGGACGGCATCACCGCGGCCGACTTCAACAAGGTGCGGCAGCTGGTGCAGCTGGGCGAGCAGGCCGCCGACAAAAAGATGGAGCTGACCCTGCGGCGCATCAGCCGGCGCGAAGACACTCTGGCGTTGCAGCAGCGGCGCCAGGCCTTCCGCAACAAGGCCCCCCGCCCCGACTTCAAGCAAATCACGGTGCAGGGCCTGCCCCGGCAGCAGCAGGATTTCGTGCGGCGCTTCTTCGTCAAAACCGGCACCAATTACTCGCCCGGCGACATTGAGGAAGGCTACTACCGGCTCGTCAACAACGACTTCTTCAACAACGTCTACCCCCGCATCCGCTACGACCAGAAGCAGGAAGGCTACGTGCTGGGCATCGACGCGCGCCAGAACAGCAACCTCACCGCCGACCTGGGCGTGATGCTCTCGACCCGCTCGATGAACAACTTCTACATCGGGGGGGCGTACCGCTACCTGAACCGCTACCTCTACACCGTGCGGGCCGATGCCACCATCGGGCGGTTCTACAACGGGGCCCGGGGCTCGTTCCGGGTCAGCATTCCGGGCCGGATTCCGCTCTATTTCGAGCCCACCGTGACTTTCAACAACTTCAACTACCAGGACACCGGTGGCCTGCTGGGCACCACGGCCCAGAACACCCAGCTCAGCCAGCGCGACTTCAAAACCGAGCTCCAGATTGGCTTCAGCCCCAACTACCGCAGCCGCTACACCCTGAGCGGGGGCCTGTTTACCAACCGCGACCAGTACGCCAACACCGACGAAATCAGCTCCAACGCCACCCTCGACCAGGACCGCCTGCAGGGCCTGACGGCGGCCGGCCGCTTCGAGCGGAACTCGTTGAACCGCCGGCAGTACGCCGTCAGTGGCCGCCGCGTCGACTTCAGCGTGCGGGGCGTATCGGCCCAGGAGAAGTACACGCCCGGCACCACGGCCGGGGAGCTGCCCGAGCGTACCAAAAACCAGACGTTTCTGAAAGCCAACCTGTTTATCGAGCAGTACTTCACCTTCAACAAGGTCGATTCGGTGGGCCGCAAGGTGAATGCCTGGGGCTATATTTTCGACGCCGTGGCTACCACGCAGGGGCCGTTTGCCACCTACCGGGCCTCGCTCACCTCGGCCCCGGCCTTTTTGCCCCTGCCCGACTCCCGCACCATCTTCCTGGACCGTTACCGGGGCACGGCCTACGCCGCCGTGGGTTTGCGCTACACCAAGGCCGTGCTGGGCCCGGTAGAATGGCGCACCGAAGTATACACCCACGTGCTGGTGCGGCAGTGGGAGCGGCAGGAAGCCAACACCGTGCTGGCCCGCCGCGGCAACACCATCAGTCGCCCCTACCTCACGGCCATGACCGGCCTGGTCTACCAAACGCCCGTCGGCCCGGCCTCCCTGCAGTTCATCCACTACGACGACCAGGACCATAAATTCGGCGTCTTCGCCCACATCGGCTACGTCCTCTTCCGTGACCGGGCGCTTGATTAA
- a CDS encoding DUF4062 domain-containing protein — translation MAKKYQVFISSTFDDLKEHRDAVVKAVLQLGHLPVGMEMFNAGDQTQWETIRSYIDSSDYYLVVLAHRYGSIDPGSGLSYTEQEYDYAGEQGIPRLGFVIDKNAQWPASQVEAKAKKKLDAFKSKVGKARVIKFWDTTDKLAYHISLSLSNEIAINPRTGWVRATEAASPQVAEELARLIKENKKFQAQIAESQLNSKIDVLKKVISETYITSDKDHAVKVNLYEVFMAVSSLQPDASKGGISNEIDKNKGRDDNFYNAIENALKELVRLGLTTTETMSSNQPGLSQWKEIFAYDVWKLTEKGSELYTLIRYSHLK, via the coding sequence ATGGCCAAAAAATACCAGGTTTTCATTAGTTCCACCTTCGATGACCTCAAAGAGCACCGCGATGCAGTAGTGAAGGCCGTGCTCCAACTCGGCCACCTGCCCGTGGGCATGGAGATGTTCAACGCTGGCGATCAAACCCAATGGGAAACCATCAGAAGCTATATCGATAGCTCCGATTACTACCTCGTAGTGCTGGCCCATCGCTACGGCTCAATTGACCCTGGCAGCGGCCTCAGCTACACAGAGCAGGAGTACGACTATGCCGGAGAGCAGGGGATTCCACGTCTAGGATTCGTCATTGATAAGAACGCGCAATGGCCCGCTAGTCAAGTGGAGGCAAAAGCAAAAAAAAAGCTTGATGCTTTCAAAAGCAAGGTTGGCAAAGCCCGAGTTATCAAATTCTGGGATACGACTGATAAGCTGGCTTATCACATTTCGCTTTCGCTCAGTAATGAAATTGCTATCAATCCGCGCACTGGCTGGGTGCGGGCTACAGAAGCAGCTAGCCCGCAGGTAGCAGAGGAATTGGCGCGATTAATCAAAGAAAACAAGAAATTCCAAGCACAAATAGCCGAAAGCCAGCTCAATAGTAAAATAGATGTTTTGAAAAAAGTAATCAGCGAAACATATATTACTTCAGATAAAGACCATGCTGTTAAAGTAAATCTATACGAAGTATTTATGGCTGTTAGCTCGTTACAGCCAGACGCAAGCAAAGGTGGTATATCAAACGAAATTGATAAAAATAAAGGGAGGGACGATAATTTTTACAATGCCATTGAAAACGCACTAAAAGAATTGGTGCGTTTAGGATTGACAACCACCGAAACAATGTCCTCAAACCAGCCTGGTCTGTCGCAGTGGAAAGAAATCTTTGCTTATGACGTGTGGAAATTGACTGAAAAAGGCTCAGAACTTTACACTTTAATTCGCTATTCTCATCTTAAGTAA
- a CDS encoding helix-turn-helix domain-containing protein, with protein MPRPANHSSSLFAQVRAYFGLTQHQLAEFLGVPGSQVSHLEAGRRRPSLALLDALAPLTQQMPDEPAPAPAVPEGQLAAGPLQERLRYCRWRATNLRYEMLPLEARAAVAARWARALPALLAPLPKADALAPPVLDATPAGQAAYRQWFQRCWLDTRPTALDPEALAQWHLLRLRAEALETEAAALEKLLAPAPK; from the coding sequence ATGCCCCGTCCCGCAAATCACTCCTCGTCCCTGTTTGCGCAGGTCCGCGCGTATTTTGGCCTTACCCAGCACCAGCTGGCCGAATTTCTGGGGGTGCCGGGGTCACAGGTCAGCCACCTCGAAGCCGGCCGCCGCCGGCCCAGTCTAGCCCTACTCGATGCCCTGGCGCCCCTGACCCAGCAGATGCCCGACGAGCCCGCGCCGGCTCCTGCCGTGCCCGAGGGCCAGCTCGCGGCCGGCCCCTTGCAGGAGCGGCTGCGGTACTGCCGCTGGCGGGCCACTAACCTGCGCTACGAAATGCTGCCCCTGGAAGCCCGGGCGGCGGTGGCCGCCCGCTGGGCCCGGGCCCTGCCCGCGCTGCTGGCCCCGCTGCCCAAGGCCGACGCCCTGGCCCCGCCCGTGCTCGATGCCACGCCGGCCGGGCAGGCAGCCTACCGGCAGTGGTTTCAGCGCTGCTGGCTCGATACCCGACCCACTGCCCTGGACCCCGAGGCCCTGGCCCAGTGGCACCTGCTGCGGCTGCGGGCCGAGGCCCTGGAAACCGAAGCTGCGGCCCTGGAAAAGCTGCTGGCCCCAGCCCCAAAATAA
- a CDS encoding helix-turn-helix domain-containing protein, with protein sequence MSTLLLDQPVPVYPLTPQQTPGSGLLQLARAQGQQPAFRQNMLRPHRKDYYHLVFVQRGGSRHWVDMTPYVLKENALYFSAPGQLQLKEKLLPLWGFSLAFTREFLALQPNAALAQLPLLRNPQNGHELLLAPADVAFVEDLFTKLEAEYQQPGEWQQPMLTAHLTVLLTYLSRLYTAQFPGDEPSADQLLLQRYRARIEECFRERHEVSAYAALLHISAGHLSEVVKAQSGKPAIAHIQERLVLEARRLLFHTPQSVKEIAFDLGFADASYFSRFFKRETGLTPAEYRASSREMYP encoded by the coding sequence ATGTCCACGCTTCTTCTCGACCAGCCCGTTCCCGTGTATCCCCTCACGCCGCAGCAAACGCCCGGCAGCGGCTTGCTTCAGCTGGCCCGGGCGCAAGGACAGCAGCCGGCATTCCGGCAAAACATGCTGCGGCCCCACCGCAAGGACTATTACCACCTGGTGTTCGTGCAGCGGGGCGGTAGCCGGCACTGGGTGGATATGACGCCCTACGTGCTGAAAGAAAATGCGCTGTACTTCTCGGCCCCCGGCCAGCTGCAGCTGAAAGAAAAGCTGCTGCCGCTGTGGGGGTTCAGCCTGGCCTTTACCCGCGAGTTTCTGGCCTTGCAGCCCAACGCGGCCCTGGCGCAGCTGCCGCTGCTGCGCAACCCCCAGAACGGCCACGAGCTGCTCCTGGCGCCGGCCGACGTCGCCTTCGTGGAAGACCTCTTCACCAAGCTCGAAGCCGAGTACCAGCAGCCCGGCGAGTGGCAGCAGCCCATGCTCACGGCCCACCTCACCGTGCTGCTCACCTACCTCAGCCGGCTCTACACGGCGCAGTTTCCGGGCGACGAGCCCTCGGCCGACCAGCTGCTGCTCCAGAGGTACCGGGCCCGGATTGAGGAGTGCTTCCGCGAGCGGCACGAGGTAAGCGCCTATGCGGCCCTACTCCACATCTCGGCCGGGCACCTGAGCGAGGTGGTGAAAGCCCAGAGCGGCAAGCCGGCCATTGCCCACATTCAGGAGCGCCTGGTACTGGAAGCCCGGCGCCTGCTGTTCCACACCCCGCAGTCGGTGAAGGAAATTGCCTTCGACCTGGGCTTTGCCGATGCTTCTTACTTCAGCCGCTTCTTCAAGCGCGAAACCGGCCTCACCCCGGCCGAGTACCGCGCCAGCAGCCGCGAAATGTACCCGTGA